In Hahella sp. KA22, one genomic interval encodes:
- the tssF gene encoding type VI secretion system baseplate subunit TssF: MSDELLPYYEKELAYLRQSGAEFARVHPKIAGRLRISGDVVEDPHVSRLLEGVAYLNARIQYRLEDDFSELSDALLDQLYPHYLRPIPSMAVVQFRAAKDLDGPLHVARHSRLESDVFQNKVCRFSTGYDLDLLPVEVTKASLKERPFIAPGSQTVQGASAVIHVRLEGFAPEIDLGQLPLDKIRFFLRGQSQYAYSLYELLMNHCVQIVASKGADDVNPMFLHSSCLQPVGFAEEEALIPTPPQSFPGYRLLTEYMVFPEKFLFVDLTGLGERLNEKFGPNLDLYFYLNKSHAELERNLEASNFALGCTPIINLFKHRAEPIDIEHDQYSYPIIPDARFPDNYEVYSIDRVQGLTGDGKKKEYKPFYGLSHFDIGRETQLFWHAQRYPKIGGELGNEPGSELEISLVDLNYAPANLSDETLTVDVMCFNRNTPEKLPFGGGQPRFTCLDVGVSLRGIDSLTHLTPTVRPPLRDGARWRLVSHLTLNYLSLDSPEAIDVLKEILALYDFQDSAASRAIIAAVVNVQTRPMTAPITIGGKTTVCRGVEIEVTFDDNLMSGNSTFLFASILERFFAMYCSINAFTRLIARIKGRQDILKKWPPRIGSQPLI, encoded by the coding sequence ATGAGCGACGAATTATTACCCTATTACGAGAAGGAACTGGCCTACCTGCGCCAGTCCGGCGCGGAATTCGCCCGCGTCCATCCCAAAATCGCCGGTCGTTTGCGCATTTCCGGCGACGTGGTGGAAGACCCCCACGTTTCGCGTCTATTGGAAGGCGTCGCGTATTTAAACGCTCGTATTCAATATCGTTTGGAGGATGACTTTTCCGAACTTTCCGACGCCCTGCTCGACCAGCTCTATCCACACTATTTGCGCCCGATCCCTTCTATGGCGGTAGTGCAGTTCAGGGCGGCGAAAGATCTGGACGGTCCGTTACATGTCGCACGTCATTCACGTCTGGAAAGCGATGTTTTCCAGAATAAGGTGTGCCGTTTCAGCACCGGTTATGACCTGGATCTGTTGCCTGTCGAAGTCACCAAAGCGAGCCTCAAGGAACGCCCCTTTATCGCTCCCGGTTCGCAAACCGTACAAGGCGCTTCCGCGGTAATTCACGTACGTCTGGAAGGCTTCGCGCCAGAAATCGATTTGGGTCAACTGCCGCTGGATAAAATCCGCTTTTTCCTGCGCGGCCAGTCGCAATACGCCTATTCGCTCTATGAGCTGCTGATGAATCACTGCGTGCAGATTGTCGCCTCCAAAGGCGCTGACGACGTCAACCCGATGTTCCTGCACAGCAGTTGCCTGCAGCCCGTTGGTTTCGCCGAAGAAGAAGCATTGATTCCGACGCCGCCGCAATCCTTCCCGGGTTATCGCCTGCTTACCGAATACATGGTGTTCCCGGAAAAATTCCTGTTCGTCGACCTGACCGGCCTTGGCGAACGCTTGAATGAAAAATTCGGCCCCAATCTGGATTTGTATTTCTATCTGAACAAATCCCATGCGGAGCTGGAACGCAATCTGGAAGCCAGTAACTTCGCCCTGGGCTGCACGCCGATCATCAATCTTTTCAAACATCGCGCCGAGCCCATTGATATCGAGCATGATCAGTACAGCTATCCGATCATTCCCGATGCGCGTTTCCCGGATAACTATGAAGTGTATTCCATCGATCGTGTCCAAGGTTTAACCGGCGATGGCAAGAAAAAGGAATACAAGCCCTTTTATGGCTTAAGTCACTTTGATATCGGTCGAGAAACTCAGCTTTTCTGGCATGCCCAGCGCTACCCTAAAATTGGCGGCGAGCTTGGCAACGAACCCGGCAGCGAGCTGGAAATATCTCTCGTGGACCTGAATTACGCGCCAGCGAATTTGTCCGACGAGACCCTGACCGTCGACGTAATGTGCTTCAATCGCAATACGCCGGAGAAACTGCCCTTTGGCGGCGGACAGCCTCGCTTCACCTGCCTGGACGTGGGTGTTTCCTTGCGCGGCATCGACTCTTTGACGCACCTGACGCCCACAGTACGACCGCCGTTGCGGGATGGCGCGCGCTGGCGTCTTGTGTCGCATCTGACATTAAACTATTTATCGCTCGATAGTCCGGAAGCCATTGACGTACTTAAAGAAATTTTGGCGCTATATGATTTTCAGGACAGTGCGGCCTCACGGGCGATCATCGCCGCCGTGGTCAACGTACAGACCCGGCCGATGACGGCGCCGATCACAATCGGCGGCAAAACTACCGTGTGCCGTGGGGTGGAAATCGAAGTCACCTTTGACGACAACCTGATGTCAGGCAACAGCACCTTCCTGTTCGCCTCGATACTGGAAAGGTTCTTCGCCATGTATTGTTCGATTAACGCGTTCACCCGATTAATTGCCCGAATCAAAGGGCGACAGGATATTCTCAAGAAATGGCCACCGAGAATCGGCTCCCAGCCTCTCATCTAA
- a CDS encoding VOC family protein: MKPRISMITLGVEDLQRSVDFYENGLGLPRMPMESANVAFFTLNGTWLGLYPRHLLAEDAMVPDNGSGFKGVTLAHNLASKEEVDAQIRQAVEVGAKLVKPAEDTFWGGYSGYFADPDGHLWEIAWNPHAWVGPEDN; this comes from the coding sequence ATGAAACCAAGAATCAGCATGATCACACTGGGCGTTGAGGATTTGCAGCGCTCCGTGGACTTCTATGAGAACGGCCTGGGTTTACCCAGGATGCCGATGGAAAGCGCCAATGTGGCGTTTTTCACGCTCAACGGGACTTGGCTGGGCCTCTACCCTCGCCATCTGTTGGCGGAGGATGCAATGGTTCCCGACAATGGCTCCGGCTTCAAAGGCGTCACCCTCGCCCATAATCTGGCGTCCAAGGAAGAAGTGGACGCACAGATCCGGCAAGCCGTCGAAGTCGGAGCCAAACTGGTCAAACCCGCAGAGGACACCTTCTGGGGCGGCTACTCCGGCTACTTCGCCGATCCCGACGGCCACCTGTGGGAAATCGCCTGGAATCCTCACGCCTGGGTTGGCCCTGAAGATAATTAA
- the tssH gene encoding type VI secretion system ATPase TssH, with the protein MIELNLRQLIEPTTSVVRKSLEDGLRLAQQERHSSLEIEHVLLKVLEQSDSDLDRVLEQLGVDIGKISRELSQTVGKFHRDNPRDMVPFSPLVVDALKAGWLLASVEMGVNFISSAHLFAAIMSHNTMRNQLLSSVKTLQEISLEKVLPAVKAVTGQSSESRAYLKAAAGGGAPAAPTAQGGALQKYTVNLTERALNNEIDPVLGRDPEIRQCIDILTRRRQNNPILTGEAGVGKTAVVEGLALRIAQKDVPEPLQGVHIHVLDLGLLQAGASMKGEFEQRLKSVIEEVKASPVPIIMFIDEAHTMIGAGGKEGQGDAANLLKPALARGELRTIAATTWAEYKKYFERDPALTRRFQVVKVEEPSETVAIDMLRGISKILAIHHNVRISDDAIIQAVKLSARYIPGRQLPDKGVSLLDTACARVSLSQSATPSLIEDTRRRIQQIDTNLDLISQENISSGEYHETLDLLTEEKAALETSLAAQTEQWEKEKDLIAKILDVRTKLEQDFQAKKGAEDAGDRLSDEEVAELQVEFKNLFAALASAQGDQPLMMPHVDGQAVAEVVANWTGIPVGKMVSDEINGILNLHEQLEKRVIGQSHALEAVAQAIRTSRAGLTDPRKPIGVFLMVGPSGVGKTETALALADTLFGGEQNLTVINMSEFKEEHKVSMLLGSPPGYVGYGEGGVLTEAARRKPYSVILLDEMEKAHQGVQDVFYNLFDKGTIKDGEGRDIDFKNTVIIMTSNAGEEAIRAICSQSEEKPEPDVMLDSMRHELLKYFKPAFMGRANVITYYPLDDENLFKICRINMDRIARRVRNHYGAAFTYDEDVLLNIVARSQEVDTGARNIEHILNRTVLPELSTECLSRLANGEHIEHIHISATEEGNFGYLFNAEAAAAASAEPQAVVETDVDADVDADADAAE; encoded by the coding sequence ATGATTGAGTTAAACTTACGCCAACTCATTGAACCCACCACTTCCGTCGTACGCAAATCGCTGGAAGATGGCTTGCGTCTGGCCCAGCAGGAGCGTCACAGCTCACTGGAAATCGAACATGTGCTGCTGAAGGTGCTGGAGCAAAGCGACAGCGACCTGGACCGAGTGCTTGAACAGCTGGGCGTCGACATCGGCAAAATCAGCAGAGAACTGAGCCAGACCGTAGGCAAATTCCACCGCGACAATCCCCGGGATATGGTTCCCTTTTCGCCATTGGTGGTGGATGCGCTGAAAGCCGGCTGGCTGCTGGCGTCAGTGGAAATGGGCGTAAATTTCATCAGCTCCGCGCACCTGTTCGCAGCGATCATGTCGCACAACACTATGCGCAACCAGTTGCTGAGCTCAGTCAAAACCTTGCAGGAAATCTCCCTGGAGAAAGTATTGCCGGCGGTAAAAGCCGTCACAGGACAATCTTCCGAGAGCCGCGCCTACCTGAAGGCGGCCGCGGGCGGCGGCGCTCCAGCCGCGCCAACAGCGCAAGGCGGCGCGTTGCAGAAATATACCGTCAACCTGACCGAAAGAGCGCTGAACAACGAAATCGATCCAGTACTGGGTCGCGACCCGGAAATTCGTCAGTGTATCGACATCCTGACCCGTCGCCGTCAGAACAACCCCATCCTGACCGGTGAGGCCGGCGTTGGTAAGACTGCAGTCGTTGAAGGCCTGGCGCTGCGCATTGCGCAAAAAGACGTACCGGAACCCCTGCAGGGCGTACATATCCATGTTCTGGATCTGGGCTTGTTGCAAGCCGGCGCCAGCATGAAAGGCGAATTCGAGCAGCGCCTGAAATCCGTTATTGAGGAAGTCAAAGCGTCTCCTGTGCCCATCATCATGTTTATCGATGAAGCGCACACTATGATCGGCGCGGGCGGCAAAGAAGGCCAAGGCGACGCCGCCAACCTGCTCAAGCCTGCGCTGGCGCGCGGCGAACTGCGCACTATCGCCGCCACCACCTGGGCGGAATACAAAAAATACTTCGAACGCGACCCTGCGCTGACCCGCCGCTTCCAGGTGGTGAAAGTGGAAGAGCCGTCTGAAACCGTTGCGATCGACATGCTGCGCGGCATTTCGAAAATCCTGGCGATACACCACAATGTGCGCATTTCTGATGACGCTATTATCCAGGCGGTGAAACTATCCGCCCGTTACATTCCCGGCCGTCAGTTGCCGGACAAGGGCGTGAGTCTGCTCGACACCGCCTGCGCCCGCGTATCCCTGAGCCAAAGCGCTACGCCGTCTTTGATTGAGGACACCCGTCGCCGCATTCAACAGATCGACACCAACCTTGACCTGATTTCCCAGGAAAATATCTCTTCCGGCGAATATCACGAAACGTTGGATCTGCTCACTGAAGAAAAAGCCGCTCTGGAAACGTCTCTCGCCGCGCAAACTGAACAGTGGGAGAAAGAAAAAGACCTGATCGCCAAGATCCTGGATGTGCGCACCAAGCTGGAACAAGACTTCCAGGCCAAGAAAGGCGCTGAAGACGCCGGCGACCGCCTGAGCGACGAAGAAGTCGCGGAGCTGCAGGTGGAGTTCAAGAACCTGTTCGCCGCTCTGGCGTCCGCGCAGGGAGATCAGCCGCTAATGATGCCTCATGTGGACGGCCAGGCCGTGGCGGAAGTTGTCGCCAACTGGACCGGCATCCCTGTTGGCAAGATGGTGAGCGACGAGATCAACGGCATTCTTAACCTGCATGAGCAGTTGGAAAAACGCGTTATCGGTCAGTCCCACGCTCTGGAAGCCGTCGCCCAGGCGATTCGCACTTCCCGCGCAGGCCTGACGGACCCACGCAAGCCCATCGGCGTCTTCCTGATGGTCGGCCCTTCCGGCGTAGGCAAGACCGAAACCGCGCTGGCGCTGGCGGACACCCTGTTCGGCGGTGAGCAGAACCTGACTGTCATCAACATGTCCGAGTTTAAAGAAGAGCACAAAGTCTCCATGCTGCTGGGTTCTCCTCCCGGATATGTGGGTTATGGCGAAGGCGGCGTGTTGACGGAAGCCGCACGCCGGAAGCCGTACTCGGTCATCCTGCTGGACGAAATGGAAAAAGCCCATCAGGGCGTGCAGGACGTGTTCTACAACCTGTTCGACAAGGGCACCATCAAAGATGGCGAAGGCCGCGACATCGACTTCAAGAACACCGTCATCATCATGACGTCCAACGCTGGCGAAGAAGCAATTCGCGCTATCTGCTCGCAGTCTGAAGAGAAGCCGGAGCCGGATGTCATGCTCGACAGCATGCGTCATGAGCTGCTGAAGTACTTCAAGCCCGCATTTATGGGCCGCGCCAACGTTATTACGTATTATCCGTTAGACGACGAGAATCTGTTCAAAATCTGTCGTATCAACATGGATCGTATTGCGCGGAGAGTACGCAATCACTACGGCGCCGCATTCACCTACGACGAAGACGTGTTGCTCAACATCGTCGCCCGTTCGCAGGAAGTGGATACCGGCGCGCGTAATATCGAACATATACTGAACCGCACCGTGCTGCCTGAACTGTCCACCGAATGTCTAAGCAGACTGGCGAACGGGGAGCACATCGAGCATATCCACATCAGCGCCACGGAAGAAGGTAACTTCGGTTATCTGTTCAATGCCGAGGCAGCGGCCGCAGCGTCTGCGGAACCGCAGGCGGTAGTGGAGACTGATGTCGATGCAGACGTGGATGCCGATGCGGACGCAGCCGAATAA
- a CDS encoding lipase secretion chaperone, with protein MKKLSLALCVAALATATLLLLQPDVTESPIAAAANPEGSQSMGADAVNEPQPPRLSQSDAPTTPPAWNGANFARALAGTDIDGDLRVDENGLLIMDIQVKDFFDYFFLAVGERTPEEVVAEIRRRIYERLPGPAAEQAMGLLNDYISYQERIGELMAAPLAPAESQNYEYYASVMANTFEQLKSLRRQIFAPDVVDAFFGLDEAYSGYALAVMQVKADALLSDSEKVSQVEALQQKLPAQMRDAHRQATQRENLTREARRMYREGYDADSVRQALRGQFSDDKAEKIIAYYQREDEWRARLDDYQRRKQDIQAAARTDAETVAGLTQLRNSLFTSEELKLVESYDAIDRKAAQYDKP; from the coding sequence ATGAAAAAACTCTCCCTCGCCTTGTGCGTCGCAGCGCTCGCTACAGCAACGTTATTGCTCTTACAACCTGACGTAACCGAATCTCCTATCGCTGCGGCAGCCAATCCCGAGGGCTCTCAATCAATGGGAGCTGATGCAGTTAATGAGCCGCAGCCTCCCAGGCTTTCTCAATCCGATGCGCCAACGACGCCGCCGGCATGGAATGGCGCCAACTTCGCCCGCGCCCTGGCTGGAACGGATATCGACGGTGATTTACGGGTGGATGAGAATGGTCTTTTGATCATGGACATACAGGTGAAGGACTTTTTTGATTACTTCTTCCTTGCTGTCGGCGAGCGTACGCCGGAAGAAGTGGTTGCGGAAATTCGGCGACGTATTTATGAGCGGTTGCCGGGGCCGGCTGCGGAACAGGCGATGGGCCTGCTGAACGACTACATCTCCTATCAGGAACGTATAGGCGAATTGATGGCCGCTCCGCTGGCGCCTGCGGAGAGTCAGAACTATGAATACTATGCATCGGTGATGGCGAACACATTCGAGCAGCTGAAATCGCTGCGTCGGCAAATATTCGCCCCCGATGTGGTCGACGCATTTTTTGGTCTGGATGAAGCCTATTCCGGTTATGCGCTGGCGGTGATGCAAGTGAAGGCGGATGCGCTGTTGAGCGACAGCGAGAAGGTCAGCCAAGTGGAGGCCCTGCAACAAAAACTGCCGGCGCAGATGCGCGACGCCCATCGGCAGGCCACGCAGCGGGAGAACCTGACGCGGGAAGCGCGACGCATGTACCGGGAAGGATATGACGCCGACAGTGTGCGACAAGCTCTGCGAGGACAGTTTAGCGATGACAAGGCGGAAAAGATTATTGCTTATTATCAGAGGGAAGATGAGTGGCGCGCCCGTCTGGATGACTATCAACGCCGCAAGCAGGATATCCAGGCGGCGGCGCGAACTGATGCGGAAACCGTCGCCGGACTCACACAGTTGCGCAACAGCCTGTTTACCTCAGAGGAATTGAAACTGGTGGAGAGTTACGACGCGATCGACAGAAAAGCCGCGCAATATGATAAACCCTGA
- the tssG gene encoding type VI secretion system baseplate subunit TssG: protein MATENRLPASHLTKRLQQDPWRFDFFQLVRLLEHFDPQDARPRTPLGGFYPPRNEPVRFVVNPSMGFEGGAVDKITRGGDKSLASRDQWAMSVNFWGLVGSRGVLPFHYRDLILQRLRQKDKSMKHFFDLLDHRTLSLFYRSWKKYRIPLTFEANHQLDPKYNRDRHAEMIKGLMGLASMRSAKFYQSSGDIFNVAGLMSRGVCSAEALSQAIRQHFGLKVSILHFRGQWRRMPDDVQTRLGGSRFPGVNHCLGQQAILGEKTWSVQNRFTVHFDDIDYPRFLSIVSGTEILGAMYKLIRTMAGVALDFDLSLKVRQDRLPNSQLAHPTAPPLLGWNSKLFSTRQQDRFITVSVSRHAMQRTIERLQKKRETL from the coding sequence ATGGCCACCGAGAATCGGCTCCCAGCCTCTCATCTAACCAAACGGCTGCAGCAGGACCCCTGGCGGTTCGATTTTTTCCAGCTGGTGCGTCTGCTGGAGCATTTCGATCCGCAGGATGCGCGACCTCGCACTCCTCTGGGCGGATTTTACCCGCCCAGGAACGAGCCCGTGCGCTTCGTCGTGAATCCCAGCATGGGCTTCGAGGGCGGTGCTGTAGACAAGATCACCCGCGGCGGAGATAAGTCGCTGGCGTCTCGCGATCAGTGGGCGATGTCTGTGAATTTCTGGGGACTGGTCGGCTCGCGCGGCGTACTGCCGTTCCATTATCGCGACCTGATTTTGCAGCGTCTGCGGCAGAAAGATAAGTCGATGAAGCACTTCTTCGACTTATTGGACCACCGCACCCTGTCGCTGTTTTATCGCTCCTGGAAAAAGTACCGCATTCCGCTCACTTTTGAGGCTAACCACCAGCTTGACCCCAAATACAACCGCGACCGACATGCGGAGATGATCAAAGGGCTGATGGGCCTGGCCAGCATGCGCAGCGCCAAGTTCTATCAATCGTCCGGCGATATCTTCAACGTCGCCGGACTGATGAGCCGGGGCGTGTGTTCCGCTGAGGCGCTGTCGCAAGCCATCCGACAGCATTTTGGCCTCAAGGTGAGCATCCTGCACTTCCGCGGACAATGGCGACGCATGCCGGACGACGTGCAAACCCGCCTGGGGGGCAGCCGCTTCCCCGGCGTGAATCACTGTCTGGGACAGCAGGCCATTCTGGGTGAGAAGACCTGGTCGGTGCAGAACCGTTTCACCGTCCACTTCGACGACATCGACTACCCACGTTTCCTGTCCATCGTCTCCGGCACGGAAATCCTGGGAGCCATGTACAAGCTGATTCGAACTATGGCGGGGGTTGCTCTAGACTTTGACTTATCGCTTAAAGTCCGGCAGGACCGACTGCCAAACAGCCAGCTTGCACACCCGACGGCGCCGCCGTTGCTGGGCTGGAACTCAAAACTGTTTTCAACACGACAACAAGATCGGTTCATTACCGTGTCTGTATCCCGGCACGCAATGCAGCGAACTATAGAAAGACTACAAAAGAAAAGGGAAACCTTATGA
- a CDS encoding transposase, with translation MARKTRFNLTGHPQLIMQRGHNRLPCFFDKEDYLYFLECVGKASEQYQCYVHAYVLLKNEFNLLVTPHIENGIPQMMQSLGRRYVQYVNHRYHRSGTLWEGRYKSSLIDSSGYMLTCYRYIDALAVFRGLAPNESEYPWSSYHAHARGEDELGLIRNHPMYTDLGDDAEERQQSFLDLMQYEMEPWIRRHIEQTLLNELVLGGDRFINQIEDLVDRPVRPMKRGRPPKDAAKS, from the coding sequence ATGGCGAGAAAAACACGATTTAATCTTACCGGCCATCCACAACTTATCATGCAGCGGGGGCACAATCGCCTCCCCTGCTTTTTTGATAAAGAGGATTATCTGTACTTCCTTGAGTGCGTGGGCAAGGCATCTGAACAATATCAGTGTTACGTGCATGCGTACGTGTTGCTGAAAAATGAGTTCAACTTGCTGGTCACGCCGCACATTGAAAACGGCATCCCTCAGATGATGCAGTCTTTGGGACGCCGTTACGTGCAGTATGTGAATCACCGCTACCATCGTAGCGGCACGCTGTGGGAAGGCCGTTATAAATCCAGTCTGATTGATTCCTCCGGCTATATGCTGACGTGCTATCGCTATATCGACGCCCTGGCCGTGTTTCGCGGCCTGGCGCCGAACGAATCGGAATATCCCTGGTCAAGCTATCATGCGCACGCCAGGGGCGAAGACGAACTCGGCCTGATTCGTAACCATCCCATGTATACCGATCTCGGGGATGATGCGGAAGAACGTCAGCAATCGTTCCTGGATCTCATGCAGTACGAGATGGAGCCCTGGATACGCCGGCATATCGAGCAGACATTACTCAATGAACTGGTATTAGGCGGAGACCGCTTCATCAATCAGATTGAAGATCTGGTGGACCGACCTGTCCGGCCGATGAAACGCGGCCGCCCCCCGAAAGACGCAGCGAAATCCTGA
- a CDS encoding RidA family protein, producing the protein MENKPPIRRQNYAALGQSVGPYCHATAFNSLLFISGLTAYDGSGVSKPMAQQIDAIFTQIRRITEAEGVGLDRILKVTVYIKSTEHLALVREGLNRHYQGAYPASTLVEVSRFFSPEVDIEIEAVVAL; encoded by the coding sequence ATGGAAAACAAGCCACCGATCCGGCGTCAAAATTACGCGGCGCTGGGGCAGTCCGTTGGGCCTTATTGTCACGCTACCGCATTCAACAGCCTGCTGTTCATCAGTGGGCTGACAGCGTATGACGGCAGTGGCGTCAGCAAACCAATGGCACAACAGATCGACGCTATTTTCACTCAAATCAGGCGCATCACTGAGGCAGAGGGCGTTGGTTTGGACAGGATTCTAAAGGTCACGGTCTACATCAAGTCCACCGAACATCTGGCGCTGGTGAGGGAAGGCCTCAACAGGCATTATCAGGGCGCCTACCCCGCCAGTACGCTGGTGGAAGTCAGTCGCTTTTTCTCTCCCGAGGTGGATATTGAGATTGAAGCAGTGGTGGCGCTTTAA
- a CDS encoding DUF2798 domain-containing protein produces the protein MKTLVDWQTLCSVHNQQENFMSVKFRLFYSLTMSLALSFLMSAWVTFLNLGLQRDFTAHWMHAFLLAWPTAFAIAFALGPTVNKVTEKLMAASATLSRRSGS, from the coding sequence ATCAAAACGCTAGTTGACTGGCAAACCCTATGCTCCGTTCATAATCAGCAGGAGAACTTTATGTCGGTAAAATTTCGTCTTTTCTACAGCCTGACCATGTCCTTGGCCCTCAGCTTTCTGATGAGCGCATGGGTGACTTTTCTCAATCTGGGTTTACAAAGGGATTTCACCGCGCACTGGATGCACGCCTTTCTGCTGGCGTGGCCGACCGCTTTCGCCATCGCCTTCGCGCTGGGGCCGACGGTCAATAAAGTCACTGAGAAGCTGATGGCGGCGAGCGCCACATTAAGCCGCAGATCAGGTTCTTAA
- a CDS encoding LysR family transcriptional regulator produces MFDDLALFIKVAELGGFSKAAAAAGVPAPTLTRRVQKLEAELGCQLLHRSARRLQLTPAGRKVFDESYLHLSSLDKQMALIKKDISAEEGEIRVLAPVNLANGPLRPLWGVFMSRYPNIQLTLQLNNRVEDFTGSQAELAVRVGPLANSALRQRLLGSIRTVLVATPDTAAEIEAQGADLAPSELGRWPWVASVSESIRRLRHRRTGEMVNIDWRPRAHINDLSLAVDILKACGGWMLCPVSLVWEDLQRGDLRQILSDWEGANREVHVVWNDRNILLRRTQLLLDFLTEETRRIPSLLGELPEMQMMD; encoded by the coding sequence ATGTTTGATGACTTGGCGTTATTCATAAAAGTGGCGGAACTAGGCGGTTTTTCTAAAGCAGCTGCGGCTGCCGGGGTTCCTGCGCCGACGTTAACGAGGCGGGTGCAGAAGCTGGAGGCGGAACTGGGATGCCAGTTACTGCATCGGTCCGCACGACGATTGCAACTGACCCCCGCAGGGCGCAAGGTATTTGATGAATCGTACCTGCATCTGTCCAGTCTCGATAAACAGATGGCCTTGATAAAAAAGGATATTTCGGCCGAAGAGGGTGAAATCCGAGTGCTGGCCCCGGTGAATTTGGCCAATGGGCCTCTACGTCCTTTGTGGGGGGTGTTTATGTCCCGCTATCCCAATATTCAGCTGACTTTGCAGCTAAATAACAGGGTGGAAGATTTCACCGGCTCGCAAGCGGAGCTGGCGGTTCGCGTCGGTCCGCTCGCCAATTCTGCATTACGGCAACGACTCCTTGGGTCCATCCGCACGGTGCTGGTGGCGACACCGGATACTGCTGCGGAAATCGAGGCGCAAGGCGCAGATTTAGCCCCTTCAGAGCTGGGACGCTGGCCTTGGGTAGCTTCAGTATCCGAGAGTATTCGCCGTCTGCGTCATCGCCGTACAGGCGAGATGGTGAATATCGACTGGCGTCCTCGCGCTCACATCAATGACCTCTCCCTGGCGGTTGATATCCTAAAAGCCTGCGGCGGGTGGATGTTATGTCCTGTCTCACTGGTCTGGGAGGACCTGCAACGCGGCGACCTGCGACAGATACTGAGTGATTGGGAGGGAGCCAACAGGGAAGTGCATGTGGTTTGGAACGACCGCAATATCCTGCTTAGACGCACCCAGCTGTTACTGGATTTCCTGACGGAAGAAACCAGACGCATACCGAGCTTGCTTGGTGAATTGCCTGAAATGCAGATGATGGACTGA
- a CDS encoding putative quinol monooxygenase translates to MPHHLTAHIRATEGSDPDLVRQELAQLEADTQKELGCLTFQVFQDAAAPTRFILWESWISPKALDQHFTYAHTQRYMALNLTQVEKVVVHSPVNQNAS, encoded by the coding sequence ATGCCCCACCATCTAACCGCCCACATTCGCGCTACAGAAGGTAGCGACCCGGATTTAGTCCGTCAGGAGCTGGCGCAACTGGAGGCGGACACACAGAAAGAGTTAGGCTGTCTGACCTTCCAGGTTTTCCAGGACGCCGCCGCCCCTACTCGCTTTATCCTTTGGGAGTCATGGATAAGCCCAAAGGCGCTGGACCAGCACTTCACCTATGCGCACACCCAGCGCTATATGGCGCTCAACCTGACGCAAGTCGAGAAAGTAGTCGTACATTCGCCAGTTAATCAAAACGCTAGTTGA